Proteins encoded together in one Coffea arabica cultivar ET-39 chromosome 2c, Coffea Arabica ET-39 HiFi, whole genome shotgun sequence window:
- the LOC140035213 gene encoding DExH-box ATP-dependent RNA helicase DExH9-like isoform X1, translating to MGSVKRKSIENPIEGYDTPAEKQQKRGNELLNLDEPVACVHDVSYPEGYVPRASTSNLPDKDAKPAKEFPFTLDPFQAEAIKCLKNGESVLVSAHTSAGKTVVALYAIAMSLQNKQRVIYTSPIKALSNQKYREFKEELSDVGLMTGDVTIDPNASCLVMTTEIWRSMQYKGSEVTREVAWVIFDEVHYMRDRERGVVWEESIVMAPKNSRFVFLSATVPNAKEFADWVAKVHQQPCHIVYTDYRPTPLQHYFFPSGGNGLYLVVDEKGKFRENSFQKALNALVPPGEGDKKRENGKWQKGLFVGKAGEDSDIFKMVKMIIQRQYDPVICFSFSKRECEFLAMQMAKMDLNNEDEKVNIETIFWSAMDMLSEDDKKLPQVSNMLPLLKRGIGVHHSGLLPILKEVIEILFQEGLIKCLFATETFSIGLNMPAKTVVFTNVRKFDGDKFRWISSGEYIQMSGRAGRRGIDERGICILMVDEKLEPSTAKLMVKGSADSLNSAFHLSYNMLLNQIRSEDGDPVNLLRNSFYQFQVDRAIPDLVKQAKSLEEERDSIILEEEDSLENYYSLLQQFKSLKKDVRDIVLSPKYCLPFLQPGRLVSIQLIKVDDNLPSFSVKDDVTLGVIINFERIKGLSEDDTNKKPEDASYTVDILTRCAVHKDEAGKRTISIVPLKDPGEPAVVSLPISQIDSLSSVRLVIPKDLLPVEARENTLKKVSEVLSRFAKDGLPQLDPEDDMKVQSSSYRKAVRRIEALENLFEKHEIAKSPLIEQKLKLLHTKKQLTAKIKSIKRTMRSSTALAFKDELKARKRVLRRLGYVTSDDVVELKGKVACEISSADELTLTELMFNGVLKDIKVEEMVSLLSCFVWQEKLQDAQKPRDELELLFTQLQDTARRVAKVQLECKVQIDVENFVSSFRPDIMEAVFAWAKGSKFYEIMEITQVFEGSLIRAIRRLEEVLQQLIQAAKSIGETELEAKFEDAVIKIKRDIVFAASLYL from the exons ATGGGATCGGTAAAAAGGAAGTCAATTGAAAACCCTATCGAGGGATATGATACGCCTGCTGAGAAGCAGCAGAAGAGAGGTAATGAACTTTTGAATTTGGACGAACCAGTTGCCTGTGTCCACGATGTATCTTACCCTGAAGGCTATGTCCCTCGTGCTTCGACCTCCAATTTGCCTGATAAAGATGCAAAACCCGCCAAGGAATTCCCTTTTACTCTCGACCCTTTTCAGGCGGAAGCAATTAAGTGTCTGAAGAATGGGGAATCTGTTTTG GTATCTGCGCATACATCAGCTGGTAAGACTGTGGTGGCATTGTACGCCATTGCCATGTCATTGCAGAATAAGCAACGGGTGATATATACTTCACCAATTAAGGCACTCAGTAATCAGAAGTATAGAGAGTTTAAAGAGGAGCTTTCGGATGTTGGTTTGATGACAGGGGATGTCACTATTGATCCTAATGCTTCTTGCTTG GTAATGACAACAGAAATTTGGCGTAGCATGCAGTACAAGGGATCTGAGGTTACGAGGGAGGTGGCATGGGTTATCTTTGATGAGGTGCATTACATGCGTGACAGAGAAAGAGGTGTTGTATGGGAAGAGAGTATTGTTATGGCTCCAAAGAATTCTCGTTTTGTATTTCTCTCTGCCACTGTCCCTAATGCTAAGGAGTTTGCAGATTGGGTTGCAAAG GTCCATCAGCAACCATGTCATATCGTTTATACTGATTATAGACCAACACCACTTCAGCATTACTTCTTCCCTTCTGGAGGCAATGGTCTTTACCTAGTGGTtgacgaaaaaggaaaatttcgtGAGAATAGTTTTCAGAAAGCTCTAAATGCTCTTGTTCCTCCTGGTGAAGGGGATAAGAAAAGGGAGAATGGAAAATGGCAGAAGGGACTTTTTGTTGGTAAAGCAGGCGAAGACAGTGACATatttaagatggtaaaaatgATTATTCAGCGCCAATATGATCCTGTCATATGTTTTAGCTTCAGCAAAAGAGAATGTGAATTTCTTGCAATGCAG aTGGCTAAAATGGATCTTAACAATGAGGATGAGAAGGTGAACATTGAAACGATATTCTGGAGTGCGATGGATATGTTGTCAGAGGATGATAAAAAGCTGCCACAG GTCTCCAATATGCTGCCTCTGTTAAAACGTGGAATTGGCGTGCACCATTCTGGCTTGCTTCCCATACTAAAGGAAGTGATAGAAATTCTATTCCAAGAAGGCTTAATCAAG TGTTTATTTGCCACAGAAACCTTCAGTATAGGACTGAATATGCCTGCAAAAACGGTCGTTTTTACAAATGTTCGCAAGTTTGATGGAGATAAGTTTAGATGGATATCCAGTGGAGAGTATATTCAGATGAGTGGTCGTGCTGGTCGTAGGGGGATTGATGAGCGAGGAATTTGCATTCTTATGGTTGATGAGAAGCTGGAACCTTCTACAGCTAAGTTAATGGTAAAAGGAAGTGCTGATAGTTTGAACAG TGCCTTCCACTTGAGCTACAATATGCTTCTGAATCAGATACGGTCTGAAGATGGTGATCCTGTGAATTTGCTTCGCAATTCCTTCTATCAATTCCAAGTGGATCGAGCCATTCCCGATCTTGTG AAACAAGCAAAAAGTCTTGAAGAAGAGAGGGATTCAATCATACTCGAGGAAGAAGATAGCTTGGAGAATTACTACTCTCTACTACAGCAATTTAAGAGTTTAAAAAAGGATGTGCGTGATATTGTCCTCTCTCCAAAGTATTGTTTACCCTTCCTGCAGCCTGGCAGGCTTGTAAGCATCCAGCTCATAAAGGTTGATGATAATTTGCCATCATTTTCCGTCAAGGATGATGTCACATTGGGGGTCATTATCAATTTTGAAAGGATAAAAGGTCTTTCTGAAG ATGATACAAATAAAAAGCCTGAGGATGCAAGTTATACAGTGGATATTCTTACAAGATGTGCAGTCCATAAGGATGAAGCTGGTAAAAGAACAATTTCGATTGTACCATTGAAAGATCCTGGGGAACCTGCCGTTGTTTCTCTTCCTATATCTCAG ATTGATAGTTTGAGTAGTGTTCGACTTGTAATACCCAAGGATCTTTTGCCAGTGGAAGCTCGGGAAAATACCCTGAAAAAGGTGTCTGAAGTTCTATCTAGATTTGCTAAAGACGGACTGCCTCAATTAGACCCAGAAGATGACATGAAG GTTCAGAGTAGCTCATACAGAAAAGCTGTACGAAGAATAGAGGCCCTTGAGAACCTGTTTGAAAAACATGAAATTGCAAAATCTCCACTTATTGAGCAAAAGCTCAAACTTTTGCATACGAAGAAGCAGCTTACTGCcaaaattaaatcaatcaaGAGAACAATGCGTTCCTCGACAGCCTTGGCTTTCAAAGATGAACTTAAAGCAAGAAAAAGAGTGCTTCGGAGACTAGG GTACGTCACAAGTGATGATGTTGTCGAGTTAAAGGGGAAAGTTGCTTGTGAAATAAGTAGTGCAGATGAGTTGACCCTGACAGAACTCATGTTTAATGGGGTTCTAAAGGACATAAAGGTAGAAGAGATGGTGTCTCTGTTGTCTTGTTTTGTTTGGCAAGAGAAACTTCAGGATGCTCAAAAGCCTAGGGATGAGCTTGAGTTGCTTTTTACACAATTACAAGATACAGCTCGGAGAGTTGCCAAGGTCCAGCTTGAATGCAAG GTTCAAATTGATGTTGAGAATTTTGTAAGTTCATTCCGTCCTGATATTATGGAGGCCGTCTTTGCTTGGGCCAAAGGATCGAAATTTTATGAGATAATGGAAATCACTCAGGTTTTTGAGGGCAGCTTAATTAGGGCTATCAGGAGGCTGGAAGAGGTTCTTCAGCAACTAATACAAGCAGCAAAATCCATTGGAGAAACTGAGCTTGAAGCAAAGTTTGAAGATGCAGTTATTAAGATAAAGAGGGATATTGTTTTTGCAGCATCTCTCTATCTGTAG
- the LOC140035213 gene encoding DExH-box ATP-dependent RNA helicase DExH9-like isoform X2 produces MRCITCVTEKEVLYGKRVLLWLQRILVLYFSLPLSLMLRSLQIGLQSMQVHQQPCHIVYTDYRPTPLQHYFFPSGGNGLYLVVDEKGKFRENSFQKALNALVPPGEGDKKRENGKWQKGLFVGKAGEDSDIFKMVKMIIQRQYDPVICFSFSKRECEFLAMQMAKMDLNNEDEKVNIETIFWSAMDMLSEDDKKLPQVSNMLPLLKRGIGVHHSGLLPILKEVIEILFQEGLIKCLFATETFSIGLNMPAKTVVFTNVRKFDGDKFRWISSGEYIQMSGRAGRRGIDERGICILMVDEKLEPSTAKLMVKGSADSLNSAFHLSYNMLLNQIRSEDGDPVNLLRNSFYQFQVDRAIPDLVKQAKSLEEERDSIILEEEDSLENYYSLLQQFKSLKKDVRDIVLSPKYCLPFLQPGRLVSIQLIKVDDNLPSFSVKDDVTLGVIINFERIKGLSEDDTNKKPEDASYTVDILTRCAVHKDEAGKRTISIVPLKDPGEPAVVSLPISQIDSLSSVRLVIPKDLLPVEARENTLKKVSEVLSRFAKDGLPQLDPEDDMKVQSSSYRKAVRRIEALENLFEKHEIAKSPLIEQKLKLLHTKKQLTAKIKSIKRTMRSSTALAFKDELKARKRVLRRLGYVTSDDVVELKGKVACEISSADELTLTELMFNGVLKDIKVEEMVSLLSCFVWQEKLQDAQKPRDELELLFTQLQDTARRVAKVQLECKVQIDVENFVSSFRPDIMEAVFAWAKGSKFYEIMEITQVFEGSLIRAIRRLEEVLQQLIQAAKSIGETELEAKFEDAVIKIKRDIVFAASLYL; encoded by the exons ATGAGGTGCATTACATGCGTGACAGAGAAAGAGGTGTTGTATGGGAAGAGAGTATTGTTATGGCTCCAAAGAATTCTCGTTTTGTATTTCTCTCTGCCACTGTCCCTAATGCTAAGGAGTTTGCAGATTGGGTTGCAAAG CATGCAGGTCCATCAGCAACCATGTCATATCGTTTATACTGATTATAGACCAACACCACTTCAGCATTACTTCTTCCCTTCTGGAGGCAATGGTCTTTACCTAGTGGTtgacgaaaaaggaaaatttcgtGAGAATAGTTTTCAGAAAGCTCTAAATGCTCTTGTTCCTCCTGGTGAAGGGGATAAGAAAAGGGAGAATGGAAAATGGCAGAAGGGACTTTTTGTTGGTAAAGCAGGCGAAGACAGTGACATatttaagatggtaaaaatgATTATTCAGCGCCAATATGATCCTGTCATATGTTTTAGCTTCAGCAAAAGAGAATGTGAATTTCTTGCAATGCAG aTGGCTAAAATGGATCTTAACAATGAGGATGAGAAGGTGAACATTGAAACGATATTCTGGAGTGCGATGGATATGTTGTCAGAGGATGATAAAAAGCTGCCACAG GTCTCCAATATGCTGCCTCTGTTAAAACGTGGAATTGGCGTGCACCATTCTGGCTTGCTTCCCATACTAAAGGAAGTGATAGAAATTCTATTCCAAGAAGGCTTAATCAAG TGTTTATTTGCCACAGAAACCTTCAGTATAGGACTGAATATGCCTGCAAAAACGGTCGTTTTTACAAATGTTCGCAAGTTTGATGGAGATAAGTTTAGATGGATATCCAGTGGAGAGTATATTCAGATGAGTGGTCGTGCTGGTCGTAGGGGGATTGATGAGCGAGGAATTTGCATTCTTATGGTTGATGAGAAGCTGGAACCTTCTACAGCTAAGTTAATGGTAAAAGGAAGTGCTGATAGTTTGAACAG TGCCTTCCACTTGAGCTACAATATGCTTCTGAATCAGATACGGTCTGAAGATGGTGATCCTGTGAATTTGCTTCGCAATTCCTTCTATCAATTCCAAGTGGATCGAGCCATTCCCGATCTTGTG AAACAAGCAAAAAGTCTTGAAGAAGAGAGGGATTCAATCATACTCGAGGAAGAAGATAGCTTGGAGAATTACTACTCTCTACTACAGCAATTTAAGAGTTTAAAAAAGGATGTGCGTGATATTGTCCTCTCTCCAAAGTATTGTTTACCCTTCCTGCAGCCTGGCAGGCTTGTAAGCATCCAGCTCATAAAGGTTGATGATAATTTGCCATCATTTTCCGTCAAGGATGATGTCACATTGGGGGTCATTATCAATTTTGAAAGGATAAAAGGTCTTTCTGAAG ATGATACAAATAAAAAGCCTGAGGATGCAAGTTATACAGTGGATATTCTTACAAGATGTGCAGTCCATAAGGATGAAGCTGGTAAAAGAACAATTTCGATTGTACCATTGAAAGATCCTGGGGAACCTGCCGTTGTTTCTCTTCCTATATCTCAG ATTGATAGTTTGAGTAGTGTTCGACTTGTAATACCCAAGGATCTTTTGCCAGTGGAAGCTCGGGAAAATACCCTGAAAAAGGTGTCTGAAGTTCTATCTAGATTTGCTAAAGACGGACTGCCTCAATTAGACCCAGAAGATGACATGAAG GTTCAGAGTAGCTCATACAGAAAAGCTGTACGAAGAATAGAGGCCCTTGAGAACCTGTTTGAAAAACATGAAATTGCAAAATCTCCACTTATTGAGCAAAAGCTCAAACTTTTGCATACGAAGAAGCAGCTTACTGCcaaaattaaatcaatcaaGAGAACAATGCGTTCCTCGACAGCCTTGGCTTTCAAAGATGAACTTAAAGCAAGAAAAAGAGTGCTTCGGAGACTAGG GTACGTCACAAGTGATGATGTTGTCGAGTTAAAGGGGAAAGTTGCTTGTGAAATAAGTAGTGCAGATGAGTTGACCCTGACAGAACTCATGTTTAATGGGGTTCTAAAGGACATAAAGGTAGAAGAGATGGTGTCTCTGTTGTCTTGTTTTGTTTGGCAAGAGAAACTTCAGGATGCTCAAAAGCCTAGGGATGAGCTTGAGTTGCTTTTTACACAATTACAAGATACAGCTCGGAGAGTTGCCAAGGTCCAGCTTGAATGCAAG GTTCAAATTGATGTTGAGAATTTTGTAAGTTCATTCCGTCCTGATATTATGGAGGCCGTCTTTGCTTGGGCCAAAGGATCGAAATTTTATGAGATAATGGAAATCACTCAGGTTTTTGAGGGCAGCTTAATTAGGGCTATCAGGAGGCTGGAAGAGGTTCTTCAGCAACTAATACAAGCAGCAAAATCCATTGGAGAAACTGAGCTTGAAGCAAAGTTTGAAGATGCAGTTATTAAGATAAAGAGGGATATTGTTTTTGCAGCATCTCTCTATCTGTAG
- the LOC113728773 gene encoding uncharacterized protein, with protein MKMMKAVKKLRFWSRKKKKKKKALFIDNPPPPPCHCQYQYYCPPYEPSAPPLPTSSSSSSWVEYDHEVRDTVYANSEFISSNPAQAQDPTFGPRDFSSVPQPRPQDPTMPAAASITSYQQYMVPHPAYGVPLVPQVRRERRGGAFGCMFAFGAHLFRCFFPCFHIREANR; from the coding sequence ATGAAGATGATGAAGGCCGTGAAGAAGCTCAGGTTCTggtcaagaaagaagaagaagaagaagaaggcatTGTTCATTGATAACCCACCACCACCGCCATGCCATTGTCAGTACCAATATTACTGTCCGCCGTATGAGCCCTCTGCCCCACCATTACCAACATCATCGTCTTCTTCATCATGGGTTGAGTACGATCACGAGGTTCGAGACACCGTCTATGCAAACTCTGAGTTTATCTCGTCAAACCCAGCTCAAGCTCAAGATCCCACATTTGGTCCACGAGACTTCAGTTCGGTTCCACAACCCAGACCGCAGGATCCTACAATGCCAGCTGCTGCCAGCATTACTTCCTATCAGCAGTACATGGTGCCACATCCGGCTTACGGTGTTCCACTTGTACCTCAAGTTCGAAGAGAAAGGAGGGGTggagcttttggatgtatgtttgccTTTGGGGCTCATTTGTTTCGTTGCTTCTTTCCATGTTTCCACATTCGGGAAGCCAACAGGTGA